The proteins below are encoded in one region of Belonocnema kinseyi isolate 2016_QV_RU_SX_M_011 chromosome 3, B_treatae_v1, whole genome shotgun sequence:
- the LOC117169173 gene encoding 39S ribosomal protein L33, mitochondrial, translated as MFLTNILLAEAKKKSKYLMVTVQSMVSGHSIILVRPREQDKYELIKFDPWIRKMAYYKEIRKIRAL; from the exons atgtTTCTCACAAATATATTACTAGCAGAAGCCAAGAAGAAAAGCAA ATACCTAATGGTAACGGTTCAAAGCATGGTTAGCGGACATTCAATAATACTTGTTCGTCCAAGAGAACAGGATAAATATGAATTGATTAAATTCGATCCATGGA tccGAAAGATGGCATATTACAAAGAAATTAGGAAGATACGTGCGTTGTAA